One region of Streptomyces sp. CG4 genomic DNA includes:
- a CDS encoding cellulose-binding protein: MSDTSPYGFELVRRGYDRAQVDERISKLVSDRDSALARITALEKRIEELHLETQNAQAQVADAEPSYAGLGARVEKILRLAEEEAKELREEARRAAEQHRDLAESSAQQVRNDAEAYAAERKAKAEDEGVRIVEKAKADASGLRAEAQKDAQSKREEADALFEETRAKAAQAAADFETNLAKRREQSERDLASRQQKAEKRLAEIEHRAEQLRLEAEKLRTDAERRARQTVETAQRQAEDIVADANAKADRIRSESERELAALTNRRDSINAQLTNVREMLATLTGAAVAAAGTPGDDEPISRGVPAQQTR, translated from the coding sequence ATGAGCGACACTTCCCCCTACGGCTTCGAGCTTGTGCGGCGTGGGTACGACCGCGCTCAGGTGGACGAACGTATCTCCAAGCTCGTCTCCGACCGTGACAGCGCTCTCGCCCGCATCACCGCCCTGGAGAAGCGCATCGAGGAGCTCCACCTCGAAACGCAGAACGCCCAGGCCCAGGTCGCCGACGCCGAGCCGTCGTACGCGGGTCTCGGTGCGCGGGTCGAGAAGATCCTGCGCCTGGCCGAGGAAGAGGCCAAGGAGCTGCGTGAGGAGGCCCGGCGGGCGGCCGAACAGCACCGCGACCTGGCCGAGTCGTCGGCTCAGCAGGTCCGTAACGACGCCGAGGCCTACGCCGCCGAGCGCAAGGCCAAGGCCGAGGACGAGGGCGTCCGGATCGTCGAGAAGGCGAAGGCCGACGCCTCCGGACTGCGTGCCGAGGCGCAGAAGGACGCGCAGTCCAAGCGCGAGGAGGCGGACGCCCTCTTCGAGGAGACCCGCGCCAAGGCCGCGCAGGCCGCCGCCGACTTCGAGACAAATCTCGCCAAGCGCCGCGAGCAGTCCGAGCGCGACCTGGCCTCGCGTCAGCAGAAGGCCGAGAAGCGGCTGGCGGAGATCGAGCACCGGGCCGAGCAGCTGCGCCTGGAGGCGGAGAAGCTGCGCACGGACGCCGAGCGCCGCGCCCGCCAGACGGTGGAGACGGCCCAGCGCCAGGCCGAGGACATCGTGGCCGACGCCAATGCCAAGGCGGACCGCATCCGTTCGGAATCCGAGCGCGAGCTGGCGGCCCTCACCAACCGCCGCGACAGCATCAACGCCCAGCTGACGAACGTCCGCGAGATGCTCGCCACGCTGACCGGCGCGGCGGTCGCCGCCGCGGGCACGCCGGGCGACGACGAGCCCATCTCCCGTGGGGTGCCGGCGCAGCAGACCCGGTGA
- the scy gene encoding polarized growth protein Scy, translated as MRGYESQEREPAADVDHLSRFEAEMKRLKTEREKAIQHAEDLGYQVEVLRAKLHEARRTLMTRPAFDGGDIGYQAEQLLRNAQIQADQLRQEAERMAAEARAQTQRILQEHAEQAARLQAELHQEAVTRRQQLDQELAERRATVESHVNENVAWAEQLRARTEQQARRLLDESRAEADQAMATARAEAERLTREARERLQNDAEAARTEAEQILRRARTDAERLLNAASTQAQEATDHAEQLRTSTASESDAARRQSAELSRAAEERMTAAEEALRKAQAEAEKLVTEAEQAAAKTLASAEAAGEARTRTAKEQVARLVEEATKEAETTRGEAEQLVADARAEAEKIVAEASEKARTVTAEESATQLSKAAKTAEDVLNKASEEAKNTTKAAAEEAERIRTEAEAEADRLRAEAHDIAEQLKGAAKDDTKEYRAKTVELQEEARRLRGEAEQLRADAVAEGESIRAEARREAVAQIEEAARSAEELLAKAKADADELRQTATTDSEKVRTEAIERATGLRRQAEETLDRARKEAERLRAEADEQAETVRTDAETAARELREETERGVEARRAEAAEELTRLQTEAQERLESAEQALTEAREDAGRIRREAGEESERLRAEAAERIRTLQEQAEAEAERLRSEAASDASASRAEGEAVAVRLRSEAAAEAERLKAEAQETADRVRAEAQAAAERLGAEASETLAAAQEEAVRRRREAEETLGSAREEADQERLRAREQSEELLASARKRVEDAQAEAVRLVEEADRRATEMVSAAEQHAQQVRDSVAGLHEQAQEEITGLRSAAEHAADRTRREAEEEADRVRTDAYAERERASEDAARIRREANEETEAAKALAERTVAEAIGEAERLRADTSEYAQRVRTEASDALAEADQAAARTRADAREDANRIRSDAATQADTLITEARNEAERLTTETAAETDRLRTEALTEAERLTTETAAEAERVRTESLAEADRVRTEARAAAEQLMGEATGEAERLRAEAAETVGSARQHAERVRAEARRLKADAEAEAERLVSSAREESERTLDEARKDANKRRSEAAEQVDTLITETTAEADKLLGEAQQQALKTTADAESQADTMVGVARSEAERIVSEATVEGNSLVEKARTDADELLVGARRDATAIRERAEELRDRITTEIEELHERARREAAETMKSTGDRCDALIKAAEEQLEKAEAKAKELVSEANSEAGKVRIAAVKKAEGLLKEAELKKASLVKEAEELKAEAIREARRTVEEGKRELEVLVRRREDINAEISRVQDVLEALESFEAPSSGKDGGVKAGATVGAPRSGGKSSEG; from the coding sequence GTGCGGGGCTACGAGAGCCAGGAGCGAGAGCCGGCGGCTGACGTCGACCACCTCTCTCGGTTCGAGGCCGAGATGAAGCGGCTGAAGACCGAGCGGGAAAAGGCGATCCAGCACGCCGAGGACCTCGGCTACCAGGTCGAGGTGCTGCGCGCCAAGCTGCACGAGGCGCGCCGCACCCTCATGACCCGGCCCGCCTTCGACGGCGGTGACATCGGCTATCAGGCCGAGCAGTTGCTCCGCAATGCCCAGATCCAGGCCGACCAGCTGCGCCAGGAAGCCGAGCGGATGGCCGCGGAGGCCCGCGCGCAGACGCAGCGGATCCTGCAGGAGCACGCCGAGCAGGCCGCCCGGCTCCAGGCCGAACTGCACCAGGAGGCGGTCACCCGGCGCCAGCAGCTCGACCAGGAGCTGGCCGAGCGCCGCGCCACCGTCGAGTCGCACGTCAACGAGAACGTGGCCTGGGCGGAGCAGCTGCGCGCCCGCACCGAGCAGCAGGCCCGCCGGCTCCTCGACGAGTCCCGCGCCGAGGCCGACCAGGCGATGGCCACCGCCCGCGCGGAGGCCGAGCGGCTCACCCGGGAGGCCCGCGAGCGGCTGCAGAACGACGCCGAGGCGGCTCGCACCGAGGCCGAGCAGATCCTGCGCCGCGCCCGCACGGACGCCGAGCGCCTGCTGAACGCGGCGTCCACGCAGGCCCAGGAGGCCACCGACCACGCCGAGCAGCTGCGTACCAGCACGGCCAGCGAGTCGGACGCGGCCCGCCGGCAGTCCGCCGAGCTGAGCCGGGCCGCCGAGGAGCGGATGACGGCGGCCGAGGAGGCGCTGCGCAAGGCGCAGGCCGAGGCCGAGAAGCTGGTCACCGAGGCCGAGCAGGCCGCCGCCAAGACGCTGGCGAGCGCCGAGGCCGCGGGCGAGGCCCGCACGCGCACGGCGAAGGAGCAGGTCGCCCGGCTGGTCGAGGAGGCCACCAAGGAGGCCGAGACCACCAGGGGCGAGGCCGAACAGCTCGTCGCCGACGCGCGGGCCGAGGCCGAGAAGATCGTCGCGGAGGCCTCCGAGAAGGCCCGCACGGTCACCGCCGAGGAGAGCGCGACCCAGCTGTCCAAGGCCGCCAAGACGGCCGAGGACGTGCTCAACAAGGCGTCGGAGGAGGCCAAGAACACCACCAAGGCCGCGGCCGAGGAAGCCGAGCGGATCCGCACCGAGGCCGAGGCCGAGGCGGACCGGCTGCGCGCCGAGGCGCACGACATCGCCGAGCAGCTCAAGGGCGCGGCGAAGGACGACACCAAGGAGTACCGCGCCAAGACGGTCGAGCTGCAGGAGGAGGCCCGCCGGCTGCGCGGCGAGGCCGAGCAGCTGCGCGCCGACGCGGTCGCCGAGGGCGAGTCGATCCGCGCGGAGGCCCGCCGGGAGGCGGTGGCGCAGATCGAGGAGGCGGCCAGGTCCGCCGAGGAGCTGCTGGCCAAGGCCAAGGCGGACGCCGACGAGCTGCGGCAGACCGCGACCACCGACAGCGAGAAGGTCCGCACCGAGGCCATCGAGCGGGCCACCGGCCTGCGCCGGCAGGCCGAGGAGACCCTGGACCGCGCCCGCAAGGAAGCCGAGCGGCTGCGCGCCGAGGCCGACGAGCAGGCCGAGACGGTCCGTACGGACGCCGAGACCGCCGCGCGTGAACTGCGCGAGGAGACCGAGCGCGGCGTCGAGGCCCGCCGTGCCGAGGCCGCCGAGGAGCTGACGCGGCTGCAGACCGAGGCGCAGGAGCGGCTCGAGTCGGCCGAACAGGCGCTGACCGAGGCCCGCGAGGACGCCGGCCGGATCCGCCGTGAGGCCGGCGAGGAGAGCGAACGGCTGCGCGCCGAGGCGGCGGAGCGGATCCGCACCCTCCAGGAACAGGCCGAGGCCGAGGCCGAACGGCTGCGCTCCGAGGCCGCGTCCGACGCGTCCGCCTCCCGCGCCGAGGGCGAGGCCGTCGCCGTACGGCTGCGCTCCGAGGCTGCCGCCGAGGCCGAGCGGCTGAAGGCGGAGGCGCAGGAGACCGCCGACCGGGTGCGCGCCGAGGCACAGGCCGCCGCCGAGCGGCTCGGCGCGGAGGCGTCCGAGACGCTGGCCGCCGCCCAGGAGGAGGCCGTCCGGCGCCGCCGTGAGGCCGAGGAGACGCTCGGGTCCGCCCGCGAAGAGGCCGACCAGGAGCGGCTGCGGGCCCGCGAGCAGAGCGAGGAGCTGCTGGCCTCCGCCCGCAAGCGGGTCGAGGACGCACAGGCCGAGGCGGTCCGGCTGGTCGAGGAGGCCGACCGGCGCGCCACCGAGATGGTCTCCGCCGCCGAACAGCACGCCCAGCAGGTACGGGACTCCGTCGCCGGGCTGCACGAGCAGGCGCAGGAGGAGATCACCGGGCTGCGCTCGGCCGCCGAGCACGCCGCGGACCGTACGCGGCGGGAGGCCGAGGAGGAGGCGGACCGGGTCCGCACCGACGCCTACGCCGAGCGGGAGCGGGCGAGCGAGGACGCCGCGCGGATCCGGCGCGAGGCGAATGAGGAGACGGAGGCCGCCAAGGCGCTGGCCGAGCGTACGGTCGCGGAGGCGATCGGGGAGGCCGAGCGGCTGCGCGCGGACACGTCCGAGTACGCCCAGCGGGTGCGCACGGAGGCCTCGGACGCGCTCGCCGAGGCCGACCAGGCGGCGGCCCGCACCCGGGCGGACGCCCGCGAGGACGCCAACCGCATCCGCTCGGACGCGGCGACCCAGGCCGACACCCTCATCACCGAGGCCCGTAACGAGGCCGAGCGGCTCACCACCGAGACGGCCGCGGAGACCGACCGGCTGCGCACGGAGGCGCTGACCGAGGCCGAGCGGCTCACGACGGAGACCGCGGCCGAGGCCGAGCGGGTGCGCACCGAGTCCCTCGCCGAGGCGGACCGGGTGCGCACGGAGGCCCGGGCGGCCGCCGAGCAGCTCATGGGCGAGGCCACCGGCGAGGCCGAGCGGCTGCGTGCCGAGGCCGCCGAGACGGTCGGCTCGGCCCGGCAGCACGCCGAGCGGGTGCGGGCGGAGGCCAGGCGGCTCAAGGCGGACGCGGAGGCGGAGGCCGAACGGCTCGTCAGCTCCGCGCGCGAGGAGTCCGAGCGCACCCTGGACGAGGCCCGCAAGGACGCCAACAAGCGGCGTTCGGAGGCGGCCGAGCAGGTCGACACGCTCATCACCGAGACCACGGCCGAGGCGGACAAGCTGCTCGGTGAGGCGCAGCAGCAGGCGCTGAAGACCACCGCGGACGCCGAGTCGCAGGCCGACACGATGGTCGGCGTGGCCCGCAGCGAGGCCGAGCGGATCGTCTCCGAGGCGACCGTCGAGGGCAACTCGCTCGTGGAGAAGGCCCGCACGGACGCCGACGAGCTGCTGGTCGGTGCCCGCCGGGACGCGACCGCGATAAGGGAGCGGGCGGAGGAGCTGCGCGACCGCATCACCACCGAGATCGAGGAGCTGCACGAGCGGGCCCGCCGCGAGGCCGCGGAGACCATGAAGTCCACCGGCGACCGCTGTGACGCGCTCATCAAGGCCGCCGAGGAGCAGCTGGAGAAGGCGGAGGCGAAGGCCAAGGAGCTGGTGTCGGAGGCGAACTCCGAGGCGGGCAAGGTGCGTATCGCCGCCGTCAAGAAGGCGGAGGGGCTGCTCAAGGAGGCCGAGCTGAAGAAGGCCAGCCTGGTCAAGGAGGCCGAGGAGCTCAAGGCCGAGGCGATCCGCGAGGCGCGGCGCACGGTCGAGGAGGGCAAGCGCGAGCTGGAGGTCCTGGTGCGCCGGCGTGAGGACATCAACGCCGAGATCTCCCGTGTCCAGGACGTCCTGGAGGCGTTGGAGTCCTTCGAGGCCCCGTCGTCCGGCAAGGACGGCGGAGTCAAGGCCGGTGCGACGGTGGGTGCCCCCCGTTCGGGTGGCAAGTCGTCAGAGGGCTAG